From Acidothermus cellulolyticus 11B, a single genomic window includes:
- a CDS encoding DEAD/DEAH box helicase encodes MVRSAKESEPGESGAVLTAGERDHPDVAALFAGRSVHVTGVATLAPRAERAEPWPSWVPASVVNALQATGIHQPWRHQVETADLAYRGQHVIVTTGTASGKSLACLLPGLAAIAAAEAQGRGQRRTPTVLYLSPTKALAADQLTRIRAWAVPGVCAAIYDGDSSPADRSWARRYANVVLTNPDMVHYGLLPGHRRWTSLWRGLRYVVVDECHCYRGIFGAQVAAVLRRLRRICRHYGADPVFVCASATVAEPDRAARLLTGVPARVVHGDAAPRAPLRFAFVEPTGGSAVAEAAYAVAQLVARGQRVIAYINSRRGTEILAAAARRHLETIRPSAVHAVAAYRGGYLPDERRRLEAELRSGRLRGLAATSALELGVDVAGVDAVVLVGFPGTRASLWQQVGRAGRRNSPALAVFIARDDPLDRYLVRRPETLLDGGVEAFVFDPGNRYVLAPQVCAAAAELPLTSEDVEVFSAPPGGAVFSAPPGTSVSSRGSAPHAPPPGPAIPGTSVSAGGPAIPSASVSAAGSAPTDDAAALFDDLTRRGLLRRRRDGWHWVRRESPTASIDLRGAGGGTVDIVELPTGQLLGTATDVHADVTLHPGAVYVHQGQSFLVESYDAEARAVLVRAADVDYVTIAEEVTDIRVVETVATTMRDTATVCFGQVAVLRQVVGFARKRLLTGEFLDRFPLEPRTQRLATKAVWWTVEEDALRRAALTPERYPGAAHAAEHSAIGLLPLFATCDRWDIGGVSTAWHPDTGRLTVFVYDGYPGGAGIAERGYTAYRQWLHATRDAIARCACDHGCPSCIQSPKCGNGNEPLDKAGAIELLDVVLAGG; translated from the coding sequence GTGGTACGCAGCGCGAAGGAGTCCGAGCCCGGCGAATCCGGCGCCGTTCTCACGGCAGGTGAGCGCGACCATCCCGATGTCGCGGCGCTCTTCGCCGGACGCTCGGTCCACGTCACCGGAGTCGCGACTCTTGCGCCGCGGGCAGAGCGCGCCGAACCGTGGCCATCGTGGGTGCCGGCGTCCGTGGTCAATGCCTTGCAGGCCACCGGAATTCACCAGCCGTGGCGTCATCAAGTCGAGACAGCGGACCTTGCCTACCGCGGACAGCACGTGATCGTGACGACCGGGACGGCGTCGGGCAAGTCGCTCGCCTGCCTTCTTCCCGGCTTGGCGGCGATCGCTGCAGCGGAGGCGCAAGGCCGCGGCCAGCGGCGGACGCCGACCGTGCTGTATCTCAGTCCAACCAAGGCACTCGCAGCGGACCAGCTGACCCGGATTCGAGCGTGGGCGGTCCCGGGCGTCTGTGCGGCGATCTATGACGGAGACAGTTCGCCGGCGGACCGGTCCTGGGCCCGCCGGTACGCGAACGTCGTCTTGACCAATCCCGACATGGTGCACTACGGGCTGCTGCCGGGTCATCGACGGTGGACGTCGCTCTGGCGTGGACTCCGCTACGTCGTCGTCGATGAATGCCACTGTTACCGGGGAATTTTTGGCGCCCAGGTCGCCGCCGTGCTCCGCCGATTGCGGCGGATTTGCCGACACTACGGCGCCGATCCCGTCTTCGTTTGCGCATCGGCGACGGTCGCCGAGCCGGACCGTGCGGCCCGGCTGCTCACCGGCGTACCGGCCCGGGTGGTACACGGTGACGCGGCTCCGCGCGCACCGCTTCGCTTCGCCTTCGTTGAACCAACGGGTGGATCGGCGGTGGCCGAGGCCGCATACGCTGTGGCGCAGCTGGTAGCCCGCGGTCAACGGGTCATCGCGTACATCAATTCGCGCCGGGGGACCGAGATTCTCGCGGCCGCAGCCCGGCGCCACCTGGAGACGATCAGACCCTCGGCTGTGCACGCTGTCGCGGCATATCGGGGCGGCTATCTCCCCGACGAGCGCCGCCGGCTGGAGGCTGAGCTGCGTTCGGGACGATTGCGGGGACTCGCGGCGACGTCCGCACTGGAGTTGGGCGTTGATGTCGCCGGGGTTGACGCGGTAGTGCTGGTCGGCTTCCCCGGGACGCGTGCGTCGTTATGGCAGCAGGTCGGCCGCGCGGGACGCCGGAACTCCCCGGCACTCGCCGTGTTCATTGCCCGGGATGACCCACTGGATCGCTACCTCGTCCGGCGTCCCGAGACACTGCTGGACGGAGGGGTTGAGGCATTTGTCTTCGATCCAGGGAATCGCTATGTGCTCGCGCCGCAGGTATGCGCAGCCGCAGCTGAATTGCCGTTGACATCGGAGGATGTCGAGGTGTTCTCGGCACCTCCAGGCGGTGCTGTATTTTCGGCACCCCCTGGCACGTCGGTGTCTTCGCGCGGGTCGGCACCTCACGCACCTCCCCCCGGTCCGGCGATTCCCGGCACATCGGTATCCGCGGGCGGTCCGGCGATTCCCAGCGCATCGGTATCCGCGGCCGGGTCAGCACCTACTGACGATGCCGCCGCACTATTCGACGACCTGACACGCCGGGGGCTGCTTCGCCGCCGTCGGGACGGCTGGCACTGGGTGAGGCGCGAGTCGCCGACGGCGTCGATCGATTTGCGGGGCGCGGGCGGTGGGACGGTCGACATTGTCGAGCTCCCGACCGGTCAGCTGCTCGGAACCGCAACCGACGTGCACGCCGATGTCACCTTGCACCCCGGGGCGGTGTATGTGCATCAGGGACAGAGTTTTCTCGTGGAGAGCTACGATGCCGAGGCGCGTGCTGTGCTGGTGCGGGCGGCGGACGTCGACTATGTGACCATCGCAGAGGAAGTGACCGACATTCGCGTCGTTGAAACCGTGGCGACCACAATGCGGGACACGGCGACGGTCTGTTTTGGCCAGGTGGCCGTGCTGCGGCAGGTCGTCGGCTTCGCCCGTAAGCGACTGCTCACCGGAGAGTTTCTGGATCGATTTCCGCTGGAACCGCGCACGCAGCGGTTGGCCACGAAGGCGGTGTGGTGGACCGTTGAGGAGGACGCGCTGCGTCGCGCCGCCCTGACACCGGAGCGGTATCCGGGAGCCGCGCACGCAGCGGAGCACTCAGCAATCGGCCTCCTGCCGCTCTTCGCGACCTGCGATCGATGGGACATCGGGGGCGTGTCCACCGCCTGGCATCCGGACACCGGCCGGCTTACCGTATTCGTCTACGACGGTTATCCCGGCGGGGCGGGAATTGCTGAGCGCGGCTATACAGCGTACCGACAGTGGCTTCACGCGACCCGAGACGCCATCGCCCGATGCGCATGCGACCACGGCTGTCCGTCGTGCATTCAGTCACCAAAGTGCGGAAACGGGAACGAGCCGCTGGATAAGGCCGGGGCAATTGAGCTCCTCGACGTCGTATTAGCAGGCGGATAG
- a CDS encoding flp pilus-assembly TadE/G-like family protein, which yields MAIHTWRPRRSTDNGSASLWFVSAVFLAMTIGWVGLSLGTVISGRHAAGGAADLAALAAAARLETTAEFNGTAALNTGDRDGATTPSTESDETTRRSACTAAAQVAERNHANLTTCRIVNGIVDVEVRVDVPLYAAHRWVVTVRAEARAGPAAVTSEGLAPTGNHVSS from the coding sequence ATGGCGATACATACGTGGAGACCGCGCCGGAGTACTGACAATGGCAGTGCGAGCCTCTGGTTTGTGTCGGCCGTATTTCTGGCCATGACGATCGGGTGGGTTGGCCTCTCACTCGGAACCGTCATCTCAGGGCGACACGCCGCGGGTGGAGCTGCCGATCTCGCTGCTCTGGCGGCCGCTGCTCGGCTCGAAACCACGGCGGAATTCAACGGAACCGCGGCCCTGAATACCGGTGACCGTGACGGCGCCACCACACCATCCACCGAATCGGACGAAACGACCCGCCGGTCCGCGTGCACAGCGGCAGCCCAGGTCGCTGAGCGAAATCACGCGAACCTCACCACGTGTCGCATTGTGAACGGCATTGTCGACGTAGAGGTACGCGTCGATGTGCCGCTGTACGCTGCGCACCGCTGGGTTGTCACCGTGAGAGCGGAAGCTCGAGCCGGTCCCGCAGCGGTGACATCAGAGGGTCTGGCGCCAACAGGAAATCACGTCTCTTCGTGA
- a CDS encoding TadE family type IV pilus minor pilin, producing the protein MQGRSGFWYRLVTRRRDRRLEGIELVNIGVGTPTSAGFVTAETAVALPVVALILTFILWAVAVGIAQIRVIDAARAGARAAARGEPDSLAVAAARLAAPSGASVLLTRRVDPTDPDTPQLIEVVVQARIGPELLHHSGISSVTATAFAEPEW; encoded by the coding sequence ATGCAAGGACGCAGCGGATTTTGGTACCGGTTGGTGACCAGGCGTCGTGACAGACGCCTGGAAGGCATCGAACTCGTCAACATCGGCGTCGGTACGCCGACGTCTGCAGGCTTCGTCACCGCCGAAACCGCGGTCGCGTTGCCGGTGGTCGCCCTCATCCTCACCTTCATCCTGTGGGCGGTCGCCGTCGGTATCGCGCAGATCCGGGTCATCGATGCGGCGCGGGCCGGCGCCCGAGCTGCGGCACGCGGGGAGCCCGATTCCCTAGCAGTCGCAGCCGCCCGGCTCGCGGCGCCGTCCGGTGCGAGTGTGCTTCTCACACGACGGGTCGATCCGACGGATCCGGATACCCCTCAGCTCATCGAGGTGGTCGTGCAAGCCCGGATCGGGCCAGAGCTCCTTCACCATTCAGGCATTTCCTCGGTGACCGCCACCGCATTCGCTGAACCCGAATGGTAA
- a CDS encoding DUF4244 domain-containing protein → MSTVIGAFRLMSQHLRRSPVRCRSVALLKRVVRCRAMHDAGMSTAEYAIGTLAACAFAALLYKVVTSSTVLQLLTGLVTRALKAPF, encoded by the coding sequence ATGTCGACTGTCATCGGAGCATTTCGGCTCATGTCTCAGCATCTTCGACGGTCGCCCGTGCGATGCAGGTCCGTCGCGCTTCTCAAGCGGGTGGTGCGGTGCAGGGCCATGCACGACGCAGGCATGTCAACAGCCGAATACGCCATCGGCACCCTGGCGGCATGTGCCTTTGCTGCGTTGCTGTACAAAGTCGTGACGAGCAGCACGGTGCTGCAACTGCTGACCGGTCTGGTGACGCGTGCGCTCAAGGCTCCGTTCTAG
- a CDS encoding type II secretion system F family protein has protein sequence MRTDIFLWLFLIGLGCAAAGGDARKRMHRRLAAPGFRWNAGRPRRQVLTRARRSPAVTGDLLPLACDLLAACLETGVTSRRALELVVEALGRDSLNTPLPAVSSALRLGASAVQAWAEVPAELGWTEVARAFGQAENSGLALAGTLTRLADERRRTVRAWAAQATARAGVRMALPLGVCFLPAFLLVGVLPVIFGFAHSLWPR, from the coding sequence ATGCGGACCGATATCTTCTTGTGGCTGTTTCTCATCGGCCTCGGATGCGCGGCCGCCGGCGGCGACGCACGTAAACGCATGCACCGACGGCTGGCTGCACCGGGATTTCGGTGGAATGCCGGCCGGCCACGGCGACAGGTCCTGACGCGAGCACGACGATCTCCTGCGGTTACCGGTGATCTTCTTCCTCTCGCGTGTGACCTTCTTGCCGCTTGTCTCGAAACGGGTGTGACCAGTCGGCGGGCGTTGGAGCTTGTTGTCGAGGCGTTGGGTCGTGACAGTCTCAACACGCCCCTTCCCGCGGTATCCAGCGCGCTTCGGCTCGGCGCGTCTGCGGTGCAAGCGTGGGCCGAGGTGCCGGCCGAACTCGGCTGGACCGAGGTCGCGCGGGCATTTGGACAAGCGGAGAACTCGGGCCTTGCCCTTGCCGGCACATTGACGCGGCTGGCTGACGAACGGCGCCGGACGGTTCGAGCGTGGGCGGCGCAGGCCACCGCCCGGGCGGGCGTACGGATGGCGCTGCCCCTTGGTGTGTGTTTCTTACCGGCATTTCTTCTGGTCGGCGTTCTGCCGGTCATCTTTGGTTTTGCGCATTCACTCTGGCCGCGGTAA
- a CDS encoding type II secretion system F family protein → MAAALFLVWLILVVGVIPAAVIGAFAGGTVGWATRRVQRQLRRTVKAELVRFGHVWAAQLRSGRVPADALAAAAGEMHHPALARLFVAIADAARHGDIDRVTELFVTPTAKIGGPPLADLARYAPCWRIGVESGAGLARLVERTANAIQADVDLHQEVQTALAAPRATIRLLGALPIAGLLFGTVIGVASWQFLFRHPLGLACLSAAVALEVGGLLWCRRIAARIYSAATLQHH, encoded by the coding sequence ATGGCGGCGGCGCTGTTTCTCGTGTGGCTCATCCTCGTCGTGGGCGTCATTCCCGCAGCAGTGATCGGCGCGTTCGCTGGTGGAACCGTCGGCTGGGCGACACGGCGCGTGCAGCGTCAGCTCCGCAGAACGGTCAAGGCGGAACTCGTCCGATTTGGGCATGTGTGGGCTGCGCAGTTGCGATCCGGGCGGGTACCGGCAGATGCGTTGGCTGCGGCCGCCGGCGAGATGCACCACCCTGCGCTGGCTCGGCTGTTCGTTGCTATTGCGGACGCCGCGCGCCACGGGGATATCGACCGCGTCACCGAACTTTTTGTGACACCCACGGCAAAAATCGGCGGCCCGCCGCTTGCCGATCTGGCGCGTTACGCACCGTGCTGGCGGATCGGTGTCGAGAGCGGAGCGGGTCTTGCTCGGCTGGTCGAGCGGACAGCGAATGCGATCCAAGCCGATGTGGACCTCCACCAGGAGGTGCAGACCGCGCTCGCTGCGCCCCGTGCCACCATCCGGCTCCTCGGTGCGCTGCCGATCGCCGGTCTTCTCTTCGGCACGGTCATTGGCGTCGCGTCTTGGCAATTTTTGTTCCGGCACCCGCTTGGTCTGGCCTGCCTGAGCGCAGCTGTGGCTCTGGAAGTCGGCGGCCTGCTGTGGTGTCGGCGCATCGCGGCCCGCATCTATTCTGCGGCGACTCTCCAGCACCACTGA
- a CDS encoding TadA family conjugal transfer-associated ATPase yields the protein MTTSTPTATEALTRSVRLRLAAAHAPISRAQVAHALVSEGAAPTLGVRGVLAAAEAVFADISGAGVLEPLFASSGVTDVLVNGPDEVWVDRGTGLQRVDVDLGCDADVRRLAVRLAAAAGRRLDEAAPCVDVRLPNGVRMHAVLPPISTSTHLSFRVPSRRPFRFTEFVESRTIDPRLAPYLQALVANRISFLVSGATGSGKTTLLGCLLGLVHPRERVVLVEDVPEIQTIHRHVVRLQARPANAEGAGAVSVRQLVREALRMRPDRIVIGEVRGTECIDLLAALNVGHDGCAGTLHANSPEDVPARLEALAMVGGMRRAAVHSHIAAGLRAVIHIVRDAAGVRTVSAIGIVQRRRDGLVTVVPAVGVAGTQFWRGRGVGVLENWLGAHVAVS from the coding sequence ATGACCACATCGACCCCGACAGCGACCGAGGCGTTGACCCGATCCGTTCGGCTGCGCCTCGCCGCCGCGCACGCCCCGATCTCCCGCGCTCAGGTCGCCCATGCCCTGGTCTCTGAAGGCGCCGCCCCAACACTTGGCGTCCGGGGTGTTCTTGCGGCTGCTGAGGCGGTGTTCGCCGATATCTCCGGAGCCGGCGTCCTTGAACCGCTGTTCGCCTCGTCTGGTGTGACGGACGTGTTGGTCAATGGACCAGATGAGGTGTGGGTTGACCGTGGAACAGGTCTGCAGCGTGTCGACGTCGACCTCGGTTGCGACGCCGACGTACGGCGACTAGCCGTCCGGCTGGCAGCCGCCGCTGGACGTCGGCTCGATGAGGCGGCGCCGTGTGTCGACGTCCGGCTACCGAACGGGGTTCGCATGCACGCCGTTCTCCCACCGATTTCCACCAGCACGCACCTATCGTTTCGGGTTCCTAGTCGTCGCCCGTTTCGGTTCACGGAATTCGTCGAGAGCCGGACGATTGATCCGCGCCTTGCGCCGTATTTACAGGCGCTCGTGGCGAACCGGATTTCCTTCCTTGTCAGCGGCGCGACCGGCAGCGGGAAAACGACGCTGCTTGGCTGCCTCCTCGGTTTGGTTCACCCGAGAGAGCGGGTCGTCCTCGTTGAGGACGTGCCCGAAATCCAAACAATTCACCGTCACGTTGTCCGCCTGCAGGCGCGCCCCGCCAATGCCGAAGGCGCCGGTGCCGTCAGCGTGCGGCAATTGGTTCGCGAAGCCCTCCGGATGCGGCCGGACCGCATCGTGATCGGTGAGGTACGCGGTACTGAATGCATCGACCTTCTCGCTGCGCTGAACGTCGGCCACGACGGCTGTGCGGGTACGCTGCACGCTAATTCGCCGGAGGATGTTCCGGCCCGCCTGGAGGCTCTGGCGATGGTTGGCGGGATGCGTCGGGCTGCAGTGCACAGCCACATTGCCGCCGGACTACGCGCCGTGATTCACATCGTCCGGGATGCGGCTGGCGTGCGTACGGTGTCGGCGATTGGAATTGTGCAGCGTCGCCGTGACGGTCTGGTGACGGTCGTGCCTGCGGTGGGGGTGGCTGGTACGCAGTTCTGGCGCGGCCGAGGCGTTGGGGTGTTGGAGAACTGGTTGGGCGCGCACGTGGCGGTGTCATGA
- the ssd gene encoding septum site-determining protein Ssd, giving the protein MTIWNTTADPIGDERPRGMPSSAQWVPEQAFDVRPRRPLVITGSEQLLDDLLRIAAATGTELDVAPDLVAARDRWTDAPLIILDAAQVTDQVARSLPRRPAVVLVVQGEPAMDAWQRAVVVGAEHIAALPTAEPWLSEQLADVLEGPPRAVSVAITGVVGGCGATTLAAGLATVAGRHGIRTALVDADPWGGGIDLLFGGEGARGLRWADLTGAEGRLPAGALRDQLPRLDDLVVLSHSPSRFTAMSEPVVPQVIGALSRCNDLLVFDLPRYECGQASAAAPAPPRSFPDSEVTLAVVPDDVRGIAAARAFLPRLGGRVWVVTRRRTAALSGPEIAGLLGVPWLGEVRHEARLVAAAQRGEAPGASGMGALARLCAHLLQRIAAAVVTTRPGPLAARWQAVAQ; this is encoded by the coding sequence GTGACCATCTGGAACACCACAGCTGATCCCATTGGCGACGAGCGCCCGCGTGGGATGCCGTCATCGGCTCAGTGGGTGCCGGAGCAAGCCTTCGACGTGCGGCCCCGCCGTCCGCTCGTCATTACCGGCTCTGAGCAACTCCTCGATGACCTGCTGCGGATTGCCGCCGCGACAGGAACCGAACTGGATGTTGCTCCTGATCTGGTGGCCGCGCGGGACCGCTGGACGGACGCTCCATTGATCATCCTGGATGCCGCGCAGGTCACTGATCAGGTTGCGCGGTCGCTGCCGCGTAGGCCGGCGGTCGTTCTGGTCGTCCAGGGCGAGCCGGCGATGGATGCCTGGCAGCGTGCGGTCGTTGTGGGTGCTGAGCACATCGCGGCGTTGCCGACGGCGGAACCATGGCTCAGCGAACAACTCGCCGACGTCCTCGAAGGACCCCCGCGCGCGGTCAGCGTCGCGATTACCGGGGTCGTCGGTGGGTGCGGTGCGACGACATTGGCCGCCGGATTAGCGACCGTCGCGGGACGGCATGGCATTCGCACCGCACTTGTGGATGCCGATCCGTGGGGCGGTGGCATCGACCTGCTCTTCGGCGGAGAGGGAGCGCGGGGCCTCCGGTGGGCCGATCTCACGGGCGCCGAGGGACGGCTGCCCGCGGGCGCGTTGCGTGACCAGTTGCCGCGGCTTGACGATCTCGTTGTGCTGAGCCATAGTCCGTCGCGGTTCACCGCGATGAGCGAGCCGGTCGTCCCGCAGGTGATCGGAGCGCTGAGTCGATGCAACGACCTTCTCGTCTTCGATCTGCCGCGGTATGAATGCGGGCAGGCCAGCGCGGCGGCGCCCGCTCCGCCGCGATCGTTTCCCGACTCTGAGGTGACGCTGGCCGTCGTGCCTGATGACGTTCGCGGGATCGCGGCGGCCCGTGCTTTTCTCCCTCGGTTGGGCGGTCGCGTCTGGGTGGTCACCCGACGCCGGACTGCCGCTCTGAGTGGACCGGAGATCGCCGGGCTCCTGGGCGTTCCGTGGCTGGGTGAAGTTCGACACGAAGCCCGGCTCGTCGCCGCTGCGCAGCGGGGCGAGGCGCCGGGTGCGTCCGGCATGGGCGCGCTGGCGCGGCTCTGTGCGCATCTCCTGCAGCGGATTGCGGCCGCGGTGGTGACCACGCGTCCGGGTCCGCTCGCTGCACGGTGGCAGGCCGTGGCGCAATGA
- the acs gene encoding acetate--CoA ligase → MSATSPTLANLLHEQRRFDPPPELAANAIATASIYEEAARDRLAFWAAQAERLTWATPWEQVLDWSDAPFARWFVGGRLNAAVNCLDRHVAAGYGGKVAFYWEGEPGDTRVITYAELTAMVCQAANALTELGVTAGDRVMIYMPMIPETVVAMLACARIGAVHSVVFGGFSAEALAGRTNDAQARLIITADGGFRRGAAHALKPAVDDACAQCPQVDKVLVVRRTGQDIPWNDGRDIWWHDIVDRQPSTHEAQAFDAEHPLYIMYTSGTTAKPKGILHTTGGYLTGVTATHRMVFDLHEDTDLYWCGADIGWVTGHSYIVYGPLANRATSFMYEGTPDTPAKDRWWQMIEKYRVSILYTAPTTIRTFMKWGEEWPAKHDLSSLRVLGSVGEPINPEAWIWYRTHIGGNRCPIVDTWWQTETGSIMITPLPGVTSTKPGAAMRAFPGITVDVVDNDGNPVPNGSGGYLVITEPWPSMLRGIWGDPQRYIDTYWSRFPGKYFAGDGAKRDEDGDIWLLGRVDDVMNVSGHRISTTEVEHALVSHPKVAEAAVVGTHDPVTGQAIVAFVTVKGSVPADEAQGAAFAAELRAHVAKEIGPIAKPRDILITADLPKTRSGKIMRRLLRDIADHRELGDTTTLLDPGVVQQIAAQLAGSGNEE, encoded by the coding sequence GTGAGCGCGACTTCCCCGACCCTAGCCAACCTGCTGCACGAACAGCGCCGCTTTGATCCACCACCGGAACTCGCCGCGAACGCCATCGCGACGGCGTCCATTTACGAGGAGGCCGCGCGGGACCGGCTGGCGTTCTGGGCCGCGCAGGCCGAGCGGCTCACGTGGGCGACGCCTTGGGAACAGGTGCTCGACTGGAGCGACGCGCCCTTCGCCCGATGGTTCGTGGGCGGTCGGCTGAACGCCGCGGTGAACTGCCTCGACCGGCACGTCGCAGCGGGTTACGGCGGGAAGGTGGCGTTCTACTGGGAGGGCGAACCTGGTGACACCCGGGTCATCACCTACGCCGAGCTCACCGCGATGGTCTGCCAGGCCGCAAACGCGCTCACCGAGCTGGGTGTCACCGCCGGCGACCGGGTCATGATCTACATGCCGATGATCCCGGAGACGGTCGTCGCCATGCTCGCGTGCGCCCGGATCGGGGCGGTGCATTCGGTGGTCTTCGGTGGCTTCTCCGCGGAAGCGCTCGCTGGCAGGACCAATGACGCGCAAGCTCGGCTCATCATCACCGCGGACGGCGGTTTCCGCCGCGGTGCGGCGCATGCCCTCAAACCGGCGGTCGACGACGCGTGCGCGCAGTGTCCGCAAGTGGACAAGGTGCTCGTCGTACGCCGTACGGGTCAGGACATTCCCTGGAATGACGGACGCGATATCTGGTGGCATGACATCGTCGACCGTCAACCGTCCACCCACGAGGCGCAAGCATTCGACGCCGAGCATCCGCTGTACATCATGTACACCAGTGGCACAACGGCCAAGCCAAAGGGAATTCTGCATACCACCGGGGGTTACCTGACCGGCGTGACCGCAACGCACCGCATGGTCTTCGACCTGCACGAGGACACGGATTTGTATTGGTGCGGAGCAGATATCGGTTGGGTCACGGGGCACAGTTACATCGTGTACGGGCCGCTCGCCAACCGGGCGACGTCGTTCATGTACGAAGGCACCCCGGACACGCCGGCGAAAGACCGCTGGTGGCAAATGATTGAGAAATACCGGGTTTCGATCCTCTACACCGCGCCGACCACGATCCGCACGTTCATGAAGTGGGGGGAGGAATGGCCGGCGAAACACGACCTGTCGTCGCTGCGCGTGCTGGGCAGCGTCGGTGAACCCATCAATCCGGAAGCGTGGATCTGGTACCGCACCCATATCGGCGGGAATCGCTGCCCCATCGTCGACACGTGGTGGCAGACGGAGACCGGAAGCATCATGATTACCCCACTGCCGGGCGTCACCTCGACCAAACCGGGCGCGGCGATGCGGGCGTTCCCCGGCATCACCGTGGACGTCGTCGACAACGACGGAAACCCCGTCCCGAACGGCAGCGGCGGCTATCTCGTCATCACCGAACCGTGGCCGTCAATGCTCCGCGGAATCTGGGGCGATCCGCAGCGGTACATCGACACCTACTGGTCGCGGTTTCCCGGCAAATACTTCGCCGGCGACGGCGCGAAACGCGACGAAGACGGCGACATCTGGCTGCTCGGCCGTGTCGATGACGTCATGAATGTCTCGGGCCATCGGATTTCGACGACCGAAGTGGAGCACGCCCTTGTCTCGCACCCGAAAGTCGCCGAGGCCGCCGTGGTCGGCACCCATGACCCCGTGACCGGTCAAGCCATTGTCGCGTTCGTCACGGTTAAGGGATCGGTACCGGCGGACGAGGCGCAGGGAGCTGCTTTTGCCGCGGAGCTGCGGGCGCACGTGGCCAAGGAGATTGGGCCGATCGCGAAGCCGAGGGACATTCTCATCACCGCCGACCTGCCCAAGACCCGGTCCGGCAAAATCATGCGCCGACTGCTCCGGGACATCGCCGACCATCGCGAACTCGGCGACACGACGACACTCCTTGATCCGGGCGTCGTCCAGCAGATCGCAGCACAGCTGGCCGGCAGCGGAAACGAGGAGTAA
- a CDS encoding cation:proton antiporter, protein MHTLEQFGAQVLIWGVVGFAVLLSQRIARILRIPAAVLVLVLAAAVGTVLGAHRPHLALVVDVVTVALVVILFDGGMHLGRRFRSAAGPIVSLGTLGTFLTAAFIALAAHFLFGIGTSTALALGAALAPTDPAVVFSVLAHRELTGKTSAILEGESGVNDPAGIALLLGFAAFATSSHGSAGQIAATFAVQMCVGAVVGMLGGWLLRVVHARPTPTTVAPEPLRILAVVLTIYGLAVVLHGSGFLAVLLAGIVFADEPERPGRAVRQFHGTLAHLGEIVAFVMLGLSFRLSDLTAGHAWLIGLMLTALLIFVLRPLAVLPLLIPVRLTRGERIFIGWAGLKGAVPILLGALAVHAGVPDSTRLYAVVFVVVALSVCVQGATLSTVAERLGVATRPAPAD, encoded by the coding sequence ATGCACACCCTCGAGCAGTTCGGCGCGCAAGTGCTCATCTGGGGCGTCGTCGGGTTTGCCGTGCTGCTCAGTCAGCGAATAGCACGGATCCTGCGCATCCCGGCAGCGGTCCTCGTCCTCGTCCTGGCCGCTGCGGTCGGCACGGTGCTCGGCGCGCACCGCCCGCACCTCGCCCTCGTCGTCGACGTCGTGACGGTGGCGCTCGTCGTCATCCTTTTTGACGGCGGGATGCACCTGGGACGCCGGTTTCGCAGCGCCGCGGGACCGATCGTAAGCCTGGGAACGCTCGGCACATTCCTGACCGCGGCGTTCATCGCCCTCGCGGCGCATTTCCTCTTCGGCATCGGCACATCAACCGCCCTGGCCCTCGGCGCAGCGCTGGCTCCGACAGATCCGGCGGTCGTCTTCTCGGTTCTCGCACATCGCGAACTCACCGGCAAGACATCGGCCATCCTGGAGGGGGAGTCGGGGGTTAATGATCCTGCCGGCATTGCTCTGCTGCTGGGGTTCGCCGCATTCGCTACCTCATCTCATGGATCGGCCGGGCAGATCGCAGCAACGTTCGCGGTACAAATGTGCGTGGGCGCTGTTGTCGGCATGCTCGGCGGTTGGCTGCTGCGCGTGGTGCATGCCAGGCCAACGCCGACGACGGTAGCGCCGGAACCGCTGCGGATCCTGGCCGTTGTCCTCACCATCTATGGTCTTGCGGTTGTGTTGCACGGGTCGGGATTTCTCGCCGTCCTGCTCGCCGGCATCGTCTTCGCCGACGAGCCGGAGCGGCCCGGACGCGCGGTACGCCAGTTCCACGGAACGCTCGCACACCTGGGAGAAATCGTCGCGTTCGTCATGCTCGGACTCTCGTTCCGGCTCTCCGACCTCACCGCCGGGCACGCCTGGCTCATCGGCTTGATGCTCACGGCGCTGCTGATTTTCGTGCTCCGGCCGCTCGCCGTGCTGCCGCTGTTGATTCCGGTCCGCCTCACGCGGGGGGAACGCATCTTCATCGGCTGGGCAGGCTTGAAAGGGGCGGTGCCGATCCTCCTCGGCGCGCTCGCCGTCCATGCCGGTGTCCCGGATTCGACCCGCCTGTACGCCGTCGTCTTCGTGGTCGTCGCCCTGTCTGTCTGCGTGCAGGGAGCGACACTCTCCACGGTGGCGGAACGGCTCGGCGTTGCCACCCGACCGGCACCCGCTGACTGA